In a single window of the Cydia pomonella isolate Wapato2018A chromosome 2, ilCydPomo1, whole genome shotgun sequence genome:
- the LOC133531864 gene encoding dynein light chain Tctex-type 1 has protein sequence MEVKECSDLTEENQFIVDDVSKIIKEAIESSIGGTAYQHNKVNQWTSAVVESCLGQLTKLQKPYKYIVTCTIMQKNGAGLHTASSCFWDNNTDGSCTVRWENKTMYCIVSVFGLGI, from the exons ATGGAAGTTAAAGAATGCAGTGATTTAACTGAAGAA AATCAATTCATCGTAGACGATGTGAGCAAAATCATCAAAGAAGCAATCGAGAGCTCTATTGGAGGGACTGCCTATCAGCACAACAAAGTCAATCAATGGACGTCGGCGGTAGTTGAATCATGTTTGGGTCAACTGACGAAGCTACAAAAGCcttataaatatatag TGACTTGCACAATAATGCAGAAGAACGGTGCAGGTTTGCACACAGCTTCGTCATGCTTCTGGGACAACAACACGGATGGATCCTGCACTGTGCGCTGGGAGAATAAGACAATGTATTGCATTGTCTCTGTCTTTGGACTCGGCATCTAA